From Streptomyces sp. TLI_235, a single genomic window includes:
- a CDS encoding NADH dehydrogenase subunit F translates to MTSAEPAEKLLTPVLSASWDDDRPWTLETYLRHDGYAGLRSALTMPPDEVIALVKDSGLRGRGGAGFPTGMKWQFIPQNDGKPHYLVVNADESEPGTCKDIPLLFANPHSLIEGMVIASYAIRCNHAFIYLRGEVVPVLRRLQAAVAEAYEAGYLGKDILGSGIDLDITVHAGAGAYICGEETALLDSLEGRRGQPRLRPPFPAIAGLYACPTVVNNVESIASVPPILSRGKEWFKGLGTEKSPGFTLYSLSGHVTNPGQYEAPLGITLRQLLEISGGIRAGHRLKFWTPGGSSTPMFTDQHLDVPLDYEGVGAAGSMLGTKALQVFDETTCVVRAVTRWTEFYAHESCGKCTPCREGTYWLVQLLKRIEAGQGESGDLEKLLDIADNINGKSFCALGDGAASPIVSSLQYFREEYEQHLTERRCPLDPAASTVWAGRPHAHESATEREVHA, encoded by the coding sequence ATGACCTCCGCCGAACCGGCCGAGAAGCTCCTGACGCCGGTCCTCTCCGCCAGCTGGGACGACGACCGTCCCTGGACGCTGGAGACCTACCTCCGTCACGACGGCTACGCCGGCCTGCGCAGCGCCCTCACCATGCCGCCCGACGAGGTCATCGCCCTCGTCAAGGACTCCGGCCTGCGCGGCCGCGGCGGCGCCGGCTTCCCCACCGGCATGAAGTGGCAGTTCATCCCGCAGAACGACGGCAAGCCGCACTACCTCGTCGTCAACGCGGACGAGTCCGAGCCGGGCACCTGCAAGGACATCCCGCTGCTCTTCGCCAACCCGCACTCCCTCATCGAGGGCATGGTGATCGCCTCCTACGCGATCCGCTGTAACCACGCCTTCATCTACCTGCGCGGCGAGGTCGTCCCGGTGCTCCGCCGGCTGCAGGCCGCCGTCGCCGAGGCCTACGAGGCCGGCTACCTCGGCAAGGACATCCTCGGCTCCGGCATCGACCTCGACATCACCGTGCACGCCGGCGCCGGCGCCTACATCTGCGGCGAGGAGACCGCCCTCCTCGACTCCCTGGAGGGCCGCCGCGGCCAGCCCCGGCTCCGCCCGCCGTTCCCCGCTATCGCCGGCCTCTACGCCTGCCCGACCGTGGTGAACAACGTCGAGTCGATCGCCTCCGTGCCGCCGATCCTCAGCCGCGGCAAGGAGTGGTTCAAGGGACTCGGCACCGAGAAGTCCCCCGGCTTCACCCTCTACTCGCTGTCCGGGCACGTCACCAACCCCGGCCAGTACGAGGCCCCGCTCGGCATCACCCTGCGCCAGCTGCTGGAGATCAGCGGCGGCATCCGGGCCGGCCACCGCCTCAAGTTCTGGACCCCGGGCGGCTCCTCCACACCGATGTTCACCGACCAGCACCTCGACGTCCCGCTCGACTACGAGGGCGTCGGCGCCGCCGGCTCCATGCTCGGCACCAAGGCCCTCCAGGTCTTCGACGAGACCACCTGCGTGGTCCGCGCCGTCACCCGCTGGACGGAGTTCTACGCCCACGAGTCCTGCGGCAAGTGCACCCCCTGCCGCGAGGGCACCTACTGGCTCGTCCAGCTGCTCAAGCGGATCGAGGCGGGCCAGGGCGAGAGCGGCGACCTGGAGAAGCTCCTCGACATCGCCGACAACATCAACGGCAAGTCGTTCTGCGCCCTCGGCGACGGCGCCGCCAGCCCGATCGTCTCCTCGCTGCAGTACTTCCGCGAGGAGTACGAGCAGCACCTCACCGAGCGGCGCTGCCCGCTCGACCCCGCCGCCTCCACCGTCTGGGCAGGCCGGCCCCACGCCCACGAGTCCGCCACGGAGAGGGAGGTGCACGCGTGA
- a CDS encoding NADH-quinone oxidoreductase E subunit, with protein sequence MTNVELGLPALPAKPYPQDVHERLAADARELIGRYPVARSALLPLLHLVQAEDGCVTPTGIRFCAEQLDLTTAEVTAVATFYTMYRRRPAGDYHVGVCTNTLCAVLGGDQIFDELKQHLGIENNRTTDDGAISIEHIECNAACDYAPVVMVNWEFFDNQTPESAKQLVDDLRAGREVRPTRGAKLCSFKETARILAGFPDERPGAVDESGAGGTPSLAGLKLAKGEALPGTAGTKVVAPRHEGTEA encoded by the coding sequence GTGACCAACGTCGAACTCGGACTGCCGGCACTGCCGGCCAAGCCGTACCCGCAGGACGTCCACGAGCGGCTCGCCGCCGACGCCCGCGAACTGATCGGCCGCTACCCGGTCGCCCGCTCCGCCCTGCTCCCGCTGCTCCACCTGGTGCAGGCCGAGGACGGCTGCGTCACCCCGACCGGCATCCGCTTCTGCGCCGAACAACTCGACCTCACCACCGCAGAGGTCACCGCGGTCGCGACCTTCTACACCATGTACCGCCGCCGGCCCGCCGGCGACTACCACGTCGGCGTCTGCACCAACACCCTGTGCGCCGTCCTCGGCGGCGACCAGATCTTCGACGAGCTCAAGCAGCACCTCGGCATCGAGAACAACCGGACCACCGACGACGGCGCGATCTCCATCGAGCACATCGAGTGCAACGCCGCCTGCGACTACGCCCCCGTGGTGATGGTCAACTGGGAGTTCTTCGACAACCAGACCCCCGAGAGCGCCAAGCAGCTCGTCGACGACCTGCGCGCCGGCCGGGAGGTCCGCCCCACCCGCGGCGCCAAGCTCTGCTCCTTCAAGGAGACCGCGCGCATCCTCGCCGGCTTCCCCGACGAGCGCCCCGGCGCCGTCGACGAGTCCGGCGCCGGCGGCACCCCCTCCCTTGCGGGCCTCAAGCTCGCCAAGGGCGAGGCGCTCCCCGGCACCGCGGGCACCAAGGTGGTCGCCCCCCGGCACGAAGGGACCGAAGCGTGA
- a CDS encoding NADH:ubiquinone oxidoreductase subunit 6 (subunit J), with translation MTSTGEAVQFWVLAVIAVGGALGMLLMRKAVHSAICLAATMLSLAVCYMAQGAVFLGVVQIVVYTGAIMMLFLFVVMLVGVTSADSLKEQLKGQRFAAVLCGLGFGVLLIAGLANAKLRDFSGLSEANAEGNVQGLARLIFTKYVWAFEVTGALLITAAIGAMVLTHREYVRKPRTQRELAAQRVQDNLQVPPLPAPGVYARHNAVDVPGLLPDGTVAEDSVMGTLRERGQVRDVSQEMLQRMAELEESTAEWLGRESSARPVAPGRRAALETVPTKETKKEDEA, from the coding sequence ATGACCTCCACCGGAGAGGCCGTCCAGTTCTGGGTTCTCGCGGTGATCGCGGTCGGCGGCGCGCTCGGCATGCTGCTGATGCGCAAGGCGGTGCACAGCGCGATCTGCCTGGCGGCGACGATGCTGTCGCTGGCGGTCTGCTACATGGCCCAGGGGGCGGTGTTCCTGGGCGTGGTGCAGATCGTCGTCTACACCGGCGCGATCATGATGCTCTTCCTGTTCGTGGTGATGCTGGTCGGCGTCACCAGCGCGGACTCGCTGAAGGAGCAGCTGAAGGGCCAGCGGTTCGCCGCGGTGCTCTGCGGGCTCGGCTTCGGCGTGCTGCTGATCGCAGGCCTCGCCAACGCGAAGCTGCGCGACTTCTCCGGCCTGTCCGAGGCCAACGCCGAGGGCAATGTGCAGGGCCTGGCCCGGCTGATCTTCACCAAGTACGTGTGGGCCTTCGAGGTGACCGGCGCGCTGCTGATCACCGCGGCGATCGGCGCCATGGTGCTGACCCACCGCGAGTACGTGCGGAAGCCGAGGACCCAGCGCGAGCTGGCCGCCCAGCGCGTCCAGGACAACCTGCAGGTGCCGCCGCTGCCCGCCCCCGGCGTGTACGCCCGGCACAACGCGGTCGACGTCCCGGGCCTGCTGCCGGACGGCACCGTCGCCGAGGACTCGGTGATGGGCACCCTGCGCGAGCGCGGCCAGGTCCGCGACGTCAGCCAGGAGATGCTGCAGCGGATGGCGGAGCTGGAGGAGTCCACCGCCGAGTGGCTGGGCCGCGAGTCCTCCGCCCGCCCCGTCGCCCCGGGCCGGCGCGCCGCGCTGGAGACGGTGCCGACGAAGGAGACGAAGAAGGAGGACGAGGCGTGA
- a CDS encoding NADH dehydrogenase subunit I — protein sequence MSSDDTPGHDTTAKPSILGPAAGFGVTFKAMFKKRLTEQYPEQKKPTAPRFHGRHQLNRHPDGLEKCIGCELCAWACPADAIYVEGADNRDEERYSPGERYGAVYQINYARCILCGLCIEACPTRALTMTNEYELADSSRADLIFTKEQLLVGLSEGMVDSPHAYYPGADEQAYYRGEITQAAPGTVQQERHQHDKEVQP from the coding sequence ATGTCATCGGACGACACCCCGGGACACGACACGACGGCCAAGCCGTCGATCCTCGGCCCGGCCGCCGGCTTCGGCGTGACCTTCAAGGCCATGTTCAAGAAGCGGCTCACCGAGCAGTACCCGGAGCAGAAGAAGCCCACCGCTCCGCGCTTCCACGGCCGCCACCAGCTGAACCGGCACCCGGACGGCCTGGAGAAGTGCATCGGCTGCGAGCTGTGCGCCTGGGCCTGCCCGGCCGACGCCATCTACGTCGAGGGCGCCGACAACCGGGACGAGGAGCGCTACTCGCCCGGCGAGCGCTACGGCGCGGTGTACCAGATCAACTACGCCCGCTGCATCCTGTGCGGGCTGTGCATCGAGGCCTGCCCGACCCGGGCGCTCACCATGACCAACGAGTACGAGCTCGCGGACTCCTCCCGGGCCGACCTGATCTTCACCAAGGAGCAACTGCTGGTCGGCCTCTCCGAGGGGATGGTCGACAGCCCGCACGCCTACTACCCGGGGGCCGACGAACAGGCCTACTACCGGGGCGAGATCACCCAGGCCGCGCCCGGCACCGTGCAGCAGGAGCGGCACCAGCACGACAAGGAGGTGCAGCCATGA
- a CDS encoding NADH-quinone oxidoreductase chain G has product MTVTDTTATDLVTLTIDGVEVQVPKGTLVIRAAEQIGTQIPRFCDHPLLDPAGACRQCIVEIEGQRKPVASCTIPVAEGMVVRTQLSSPVAEKAQRGVMELLLINHPLDCPVCDKGGECPLQNQAMSTGDADTRFDGVKRTYPKPVPISTQVLLDRERCVLCARCTRFSQQIAGDPFIDLLERGALQQVGTGEGDDFHSYFSGNTIQICPVGALTSAAYRFRSRPFDLVSSPSVCEHCSAGCSMRTDHRRGKVLRRLAGEDPEVNEEWSCDKGRFAFRYAQQRDRIATPLVRGADGELAPSSWPEALARAAEGLRGARTGVLAGGRVTVEDAYGYAKFARLVLGTNDVDFRARPHSGEEADFLAAAVAGRGTDLDGAGVTYRQLEDAPAVLLAGLEPEEESPIVFLRLRKAVRDKGQRVYAIASHATRGLTKLRGSLLPAAPGTEAEWLAALAGDEVLADDAGRASDALRSPGAVILVGERLAAVAGGLTAALRLAHATGATLAWIPRRAGERGAVEAGALPGLLPGGRPVTVLAARAEAAAAWGVPDLPSRLGRDTDQILAATAAGDLDALVVGGVGVEDLADPALAEEALARAAFVVSLELRPSAVTAHADVVLPVAAVAEKAGTFLDWEGRVRLFEPALKADQLMRRHLHSDVRVLHMLADALGRPLGLPDVTAARRELDRFTPWPGDRPAAPTAHPAPLPRPATGQAVLAGHRMLLDNGSLQDGDEHLAGTRHPVVARLSAGTAAEIGAAAALRVTGPAGSVVLPLEITEDMPDRTVWLPLNSTPGGAHRTLGTTVGHLVTIAPAQEA; this is encoded by the coding sequence GTGACCGTCACAGACACCACGGCCACCGACCTCGTCACGCTCACCATCGACGGCGTCGAGGTCCAGGTGCCCAAGGGCACCCTGGTCATCCGCGCCGCCGAGCAGATCGGCACCCAGATCCCGCGCTTCTGCGACCACCCGCTGCTGGACCCGGCGGGCGCCTGTCGCCAGTGCATCGTCGAGATCGAGGGCCAGCGCAAGCCCGTCGCCTCCTGCACCATCCCGGTCGCCGAAGGCATGGTCGTGCGCACGCAGCTCAGCTCCCCGGTCGCCGAGAAGGCCCAGCGCGGCGTCATGGAGCTGCTGCTCATCAACCACCCGCTGGACTGCCCGGTCTGCGACAAGGGCGGCGAGTGCCCGCTGCAGAACCAGGCGATGTCCACCGGCGACGCAGACACCCGCTTCGACGGCGTCAAGCGCACCTACCCCAAGCCCGTCCCGATCTCCACCCAGGTCCTGCTCGACCGGGAGCGCTGCGTGCTCTGCGCCCGCTGCACCCGGTTCTCCCAGCAGATCGCCGGAGACCCCTTCATCGACCTCCTCGAACGCGGCGCCCTCCAGCAGGTCGGCACCGGCGAGGGCGACGACTTCCACTCCTACTTCTCCGGCAACACCATCCAGATCTGCCCGGTCGGCGCGCTCACCTCCGCCGCCTACCGCTTCCGCTCCCGCCCCTTCGACCTGGTCTCCTCGCCCAGCGTCTGCGAGCACTGCTCCGCCGGCTGCTCGATGCGCACCGACCACCGCCGCGGCAAGGTGCTGCGCCGCCTCGCCGGCGAGGACCCCGAGGTCAACGAGGAGTGGAGCTGCGACAAGGGCCGCTTCGCCTTCCGCTACGCCCAGCAGCGCGACCGCATCGCCACCCCGCTGGTCCGCGGCGCGGACGGCGAACTCGCCCCCTCCTCCTGGCCCGAGGCGCTCGCCCGCGCCGCCGAGGGGCTGCGCGGCGCCCGCACCGGCGTACTCGCCGGCGGCCGGGTCACCGTCGAGGACGCCTACGGCTACGCCAAGTTCGCCCGCCTGGTGCTCGGCACCAACGACGTCGACTTCCGGGCCCGCCCGCACAGCGGCGAGGAGGCGGACTTCCTGGCCGCCGCCGTCGCCGGCCGCGGCACCGACCTGGACGGCGCCGGCGTCACCTACCGGCAGCTGGAGGACGCCCCGGCCGTGCTACTCGCCGGCCTGGAGCCGGAGGAGGAGTCGCCGATCGTCTTCCTGCGGCTGCGCAAGGCCGTCCGTGACAAGGGCCAGCGGGTCTACGCGATCGCCTCGCACGCCACCCGCGGCCTCACCAAGCTCCGCGGCTCGCTGCTGCCCGCGGCCCCCGGCACCGAGGCCGAGTGGCTGGCCGCCCTAGCCGGCGACGAGGTGCTCGCCGACGACGCCGGCCGGGCCTCCGACGCGCTGCGCTCGCCCGGCGCGGTGATCCTGGTCGGCGAGCGGCTGGCCGCCGTCGCCGGCGGCCTCACCGCCGCCCTGCGGCTCGCCCACGCCACCGGCGCCACCCTCGCCTGGATCCCGCGCAGGGCCGGCGAGCGCGGCGCCGTCGAGGCCGGCGCACTGCCCGGCCTGCTGCCCGGCGGCCGCCCGGTCACCGTGCTCGCCGCCCGCGCCGAGGCCGCCGCCGCCTGGGGCGTGCCCGACCTGCCGTCCCGGCTCGGCCGCGACACCGACCAGATCCTCGCCGCCACCGCGGCCGGCGACCTGGACGCGCTCGTGGTCGGCGGAGTCGGCGTCGAGGACCTCGCCGACCCGGCGCTCGCCGAGGAGGCGCTCGCCCGGGCCGCCTTCGTGGTCTCGCTGGAGCTGCGGCCCTCCGCCGTCACCGCGCACGCCGACGTGGTGCTGCCGGTCGCCGCGGTCGCCGAGAAGGCCGGCACCTTCCTCGACTGGGAGGGCAGGGTCCGGCTGTTCGAGCCCGCGCTCAAGGCCGACCAGCTGATGCGGCGCCATCTGCACTCGGACGTGCGGGTGCTGCACATGCTGGCCGACGCCCTCGGCCGGCCGCTCGGCCTGCCGGACGTCACCGCCGCCCGCCGCGAGCTCGACCGCTTCACCCCGTGGCCGGGCGACCGGCCGGCCGCCCCCACCGCGCACCCCGCGCCGCTGCCCCGGCCGGCCACCGGCCAGGCGGTCCTCGCCGGCCACCGGATGCTGCTCGACAACGGCAGCCTCCAGGACGGCGACGAGCACCTTGCCGGCACCCGGCACCCGGTGGTCGCCCGGCTCTCCGCGGGCACCGCCGCCGAGATCGGCGCCGCGGCGGCGCTGCGGGTCACCGGTCCGGCCGGCTCGGTCGTCCTGCCGCTGGAGATCACCGAGGACATGCCGGACCGCACGGTCTGGCTGCCCCTCAACTCCACGCCGGGCGGCGCGCACCGCACGCTCGGCACCACCGTCGGCCACCTGGTCACCATCGCACCGGCACAGGAGGCGTGA
- a CDS encoding proton-translocating NADH-quinone oxidoreductase chain L, with protein sequence MNSLIPLLVGVPLAGAALLLLGGRALDRFGHWLGTLAAAGSFGLGLVLFSQMLGRPTEERPVREFLYSWVPVNGFQADVAFQLDQLSMTFVLLITGVGTLIHVYSVGYMAHDERRRRFFGYLNLFLAAMLLLVLADNYLLLYVGWEGVGLASYLLIGFWQHKPSAATAAKKAFIVNRVGDLGLSIAIMLMFVEFGSFAFGPVFGAADDASEGRLTAIALMLLLAACGKSAQVPLQSWLGDAMEGPTPVSALIHAATMVTAGVYLITRSSAIFDLAPDAQTAVVVVGTVTLLFGAIVGCAKDDIKKALAGSTMSQIGYMVLAAGLGPIGYVFAIMHLVTHGFFKAGLFLGAGSVMHGMNDEVNMRHYGGLRKYMPVTFATFGLGYLAIIGFPGLSGFFSKDKIIEAAFSKGGAEGWILGLCALIGAAVTAFYMTRVMMLTFFGEKRWQPDPETGEEPHPHESPKVMTLPMVVLAVGSVFAGALFTYGDAFLKWLEPVTGFEEGHPPIPAAAVTALTTVCMLAGVALAYTMYGRTRVPVTPPVGSALTRAARRDLLQDDFNHAVLVRPGSALAATLVWFDSRGLDGFVNGLAATIGGVSGRMRRMQTGFVRTYALSMFGGTLVLVATTLLMRSV encoded by the coding sequence GTGAACTCACTCATTCCGCTGCTGGTCGGGGTCCCGCTGGCCGGCGCCGCCCTGCTGCTGCTCGGCGGGCGCGCGCTCGACCGGTTCGGCCACTGGCTCGGCACCCTGGCCGCCGCCGGCTCCTTCGGCCTCGGCCTGGTCCTCTTCTCCCAGATGCTCGGACGGCCCACGGAGGAACGGCCGGTCCGCGAATTCCTGTACAGCTGGGTCCCGGTGAACGGCTTCCAGGCCGATGTCGCCTTCCAGCTGGACCAGTTGTCCATGACCTTCGTCCTGCTGATCACCGGTGTCGGCACACTGATCCACGTGTACTCGGTGGGCTACATGGCCCACGACGAGCGCCGCCGCCGCTTCTTCGGCTACCTCAACCTGTTCCTGGCGGCGATGCTGCTGCTGGTGCTGGCCGACAACTACCTGCTGCTGTACGTCGGCTGGGAGGGCGTGGGCCTCGCCTCGTACCTGCTGATCGGCTTCTGGCAGCACAAGCCGAGCGCCGCGACGGCCGCCAAGAAGGCGTTCATCGTCAACCGGGTCGGCGACCTGGGCCTGTCGATCGCGATCATGCTGATGTTCGTGGAGTTCGGCTCCTTCGCCTTCGGCCCGGTCTTCGGGGCGGCGGACGACGCGAGCGAGGGCAGGTTGACGGCGATCGCGCTGATGCTGCTGCTGGCCGCCTGCGGCAAGTCCGCCCAGGTGCCGCTGCAGTCCTGGCTCGGGGACGCGATGGAGGGCCCGACCCCGGTCTCCGCGCTCATCCACGCGGCGACCATGGTGACCGCCGGCGTCTACCTGATCACCCGATCCTCGGCGATCTTCGACCTGGCGCCGGACGCACAGACCGCGGTGGTCGTGGTCGGCACCGTCACCCTGCTCTTCGGTGCGATCGTCGGTTGCGCAAAGGACGACATCAAGAAGGCGCTGGCCGGCTCGACCATGTCGCAGATCGGCTACATGGTGCTGGCGGCCGGCCTCGGCCCGATCGGCTACGTCTTCGCGATCATGCACCTGGTGACCCACGGCTTCTTCAAGGCCGGGCTCTTCCTCGGCGCCGGATCGGTCATGCACGGCATGAACGACGAGGTGAACATGCGGCACTACGGCGGCCTGCGCAAGTACATGCCGGTCACCTTCGCCACCTTCGGCCTCGGCTACCTGGCGATCATCGGCTTCCCCGGCCTGTCCGGCTTCTTCTCCAAGGACAAGATCATCGAGGCGGCGTTCTCCAAGGGCGGCGCCGAGGGCTGGATCCTCGGCCTGTGCGCCCTGATCGGCGCGGCCGTCACCGCGTTCTACATGACCCGCGTGATGATGCTGACCTTCTTCGGTGAGAAGCGCTGGCAGCCGGACCCGGAGACCGGCGAGGAGCCGCACCCGCACGAGTCCCCGAAGGTCATGACGCTGCCGATGGTGGTCCTCGCGGTCGGCTCGGTCTTCGCCGGCGCGCTGTTCACGTACGGCGACGCCTTCCTGAAGTGGCTGGAGCCGGTCACCGGCTTCGAGGAGGGCCACCCGCCGATCCCGGCGGCCGCGGTCACCGCGCTCACCACCGTCTGCATGCTGGCCGGTGTCGCCCTGGCCTACACGATGTACGGCCGCACCCGCGTCCCGGTCACCCCGCCGGTGGGCTCCGCGCTCACCCGGGCCGCCCGCCGCGACCTGCTCCAGGACGACTTCAACCACGCCGTCCTGGTCCGCCCCGGCTCGGCGCTCGCCGCGACCCTGGTCTGGTTCGACAGCCGCGGCCTCGACGGCTTCGTCAACGGCCTCGCCGCCACCATCGGCGGCGTCTCCGGACGCATGCGCAGGATGCAGACGGGCTTCGTCCGCACGTACGCGCTCTCCATGTTCGGCGGCACGCTCGTGCTGGTCGCCACCACCCTGCTCATGAGGTCGGTCTGA
- a CDS encoding NADH dehydrogenase subunit H, which translates to MRTLAAPQMLAAYDTLGFFGRDPWWLVLLKAVFVFAFLVLTVLIAIVWERKVVAWMQLRIGPNRHGPWGMLQSLADGVKLALKEDLVVTGADKAVYILAPIVSAIPAFMAFAVIPFGPADDQVSIFGTRTPLQLTDLPIALLYILATASVGIYGIVLAGWSSGSTYPLLGGIRSSAQMISYEIAMGLSFAAVFIYSGSMSTSEIVASQQPTWFAVLLPVSFIVYIIAMVGETNRAPFDLPEAEGELVGGFNTEYSSLKFAMFMLAEYVNMVTVSAVASTLFLGGWRAPWPISAFWEGANHGWWPMLWIIVKIQLLLFFFIWLRGTLPRLRYDQFMKLGWKILIPVSLVWLVMVASVRALRNEGYDFAEVVLYVGAPIAAVLLLALVWDLLRKKPGAAEPAPPAAFDPLAGGYPVPPLPGQELPPVPRRRSRAPQLQDALNGADHSEGS; encoded by the coding sequence ATGCGAACCCTCGCTGCCCCCCAGATGCTCGCCGCCTACGACACGCTCGGCTTCTTCGGCCGCGACCCCTGGTGGCTGGTGCTGCTCAAGGCGGTCTTCGTCTTCGCCTTCCTCGTCCTCACGGTGCTGATCGCCATCGTGTGGGAGCGCAAGGTCGTCGCCTGGATGCAGCTGCGGATCGGCCCCAACCGGCACGGCCCCTGGGGCATGCTGCAGTCGCTCGCCGACGGCGTGAAGCTGGCCCTCAAGGAGGACCTGGTCGTCACCGGGGCCGACAAGGCGGTCTACATCCTCGCCCCGATCGTCAGCGCGATCCCGGCGTTCATGGCCTTCGCGGTGATCCCCTTCGGCCCGGCCGACGACCAGGTGTCGATCTTCGGCACCCGCACCCCGCTGCAGCTCACCGACCTGCCGATCGCCCTGCTCTACATCCTGGCGACCGCTTCCGTCGGCATCTACGGCATCGTGCTGGCCGGCTGGTCCTCCGGCTCGACCTACCCGCTGCTCGGCGGCATCCGCTCCTCCGCCCAGATGATCAGCTACGAGATCGCGATGGGCCTGTCCTTCGCGGCGGTCTTCATCTACTCGGGCTCGATGTCCACCTCGGAGATCGTCGCCTCCCAGCAGCCGACCTGGTTCGCGGTGCTGCTACCGGTCTCGTTCATCGTCTACATCATCGCGATGGTCGGCGAGACCAACCGGGCGCCGTTCGACCTCCCGGAGGCCGAGGGCGAGCTGGTCGGCGGCTTCAACACCGAGTACTCCTCGCTGAAGTTCGCGATGTTCATGCTCGCCGAGTACGTCAACATGGTGACCGTCTCGGCCGTCGCCTCCACCCTCTTCCTGGGCGGCTGGCGGGCCCCCTGGCCGATCTCGGCCTTCTGGGAGGGCGCCAACCACGGCTGGTGGCCGATGCTCTGGATCATCGTCAAGATCCAGTTGCTGCTCTTCTTCTTCATCTGGCTCCGCGGCACGCTGCCCCGGCTGCGCTACGACCAGTTCATGAAGCTCGGCTGGAAGATCCTCATCCCGGTCTCGCTGGTCTGGCTGGTGATGGTGGCCAGCGTCCGCGCCCTGCGCAACGAGGGCTACGACTTCGCCGAGGTGGTGCTCTACGTCGGCGCGCCGATCGCCGCGGTGCTGCTGCTCGCACTGGTCTGGGACCTGCTGCGGAAGAAGCCCGGCGCGGCCGAGCCCGCCCCGCCCGCCGCCTTCGACCCGTTGGCCGGGGGTTACCCGGTGCCGCCGCTGCCCGGCCAGGAGCTGCCGCCGGTGCCCCGCCGGCGCAGCCGCGCCCCGCAACTCCAGGACGCCCTCAACGGGGCCGACCATTCCGAAGGGAGCTGA
- a CDS encoding NADH dehydrogenase subunit K — MNPVNYLYLSALLFTIGASGVLIRRNAIVLFMCVELMLNASNLALVTFSRMHGNLDGQIIAFFTMVVAAAEVVVGLAIIVSIFRTRHTASVDDSNLMKL, encoded by the coding sequence GTGAACCCCGTCAACTACCTCTATCTCTCCGCCCTGTTGTTCACCATCGGCGCGTCCGGTGTGTTGATCCGGCGGAACGCGATCGTGCTGTTCATGTGCGTCGAGCTGATGCTCAACGCCTCGAACCTGGCCCTGGTCACCTTCTCCCGGATGCACGGCAACCTGGACGGCCAGATCATCGCGTTCTTCACCATGGTGGTCGCGGCGGCCGAGGTCGTGGTCGGCCTCGCCATCATCGTGAGCATCTTCCGGACCAGGCACACCGCCTCGGTCGACGACAGCAACCTGATGAAGCTGTAA